One Falco naumanni isolate bFalNau1 chromosome 15, bFalNau1.pat, whole genome shotgun sequence DNA segment encodes these proteins:
- the LOC121097972 gene encoding cytochrome b-c1 complex subunit Rieske, mitochondrial yields MLSVAARSGPFAPYLSAAAHAVPGPLKPLAPAAARRAEKVPLDLKRPLLCRESMSGRAARGGLVAGASLNAPASVRCIHNDVVVPDFSAYRRQDVLDATVSSQGSSEARKGFSYLLTATTCVATAYAAKNAVTQFISSLSASADVLALSKIEIKLSDIPEGKNMAFKWRGKPLFVRHRTQAEINQEAEVDLSKLRDPQHDLDRVKKPEWVILVGVCTHLGCVPIANSGDFGGYYCPCHGSHYDASGRIRKGPAPYNLEVPSYQFLGDDVVVVG; encoded by the exons atgttGTCCGTGGCCGCCCGCTCCGGGCCCTTCGCGCCCTACCTGTCGGCCGCGGCGCACGCCGTGCCCGGCCCGCTGAAGCCGCTGGCGCCGGCCGCGGCGCGCCGGGCCGAGAAGGTGCCGCTGGACCTGAAGCGGCCCTTGCTCTGCCGGGAGTCCATGAGCGGCCGCGCGGCCCGGGGGGGCCTCGTCGCCGGCGCCAGTCTCAACG cacCTGCCAGTGTTCGTTGCATCCATAATGATGTCGTGGTACCTGACTTCTCTGCCTATCGTCGTCAAGATGTGCTAGACGCCACCGTATCTTCTCAAGGCAGCAGTGAAGCTAGAAAAGGGTTTTCATACCTGTTGACTGCAACAACCTGTGTAGCAACTGCATATGCTGCTAAAAATGCTGTCACCCAGTTTATTTCCAGCCTGAGTGCCTCTGCTGATGTGCTAGCGTTGTCAAAGATTGAGATCAAGTTATCTGACATTCCAGAAGGCAAGAACATGGCTTTCAAGTGGAGAGGGAAGCCCCTTTTTGTGCGTCACAGAACCCAGGCAGAGATTAATCAGGAAGCTGAAGTTGATTTGTCTAAACTGAGGGATCCGCAGCATGACTTAGACAGAGTAAAGAAACCAGAGTGGGTCATATTGGTGGGTGTCTGCACTCATCTTGGTTGTGTGCCCATTGCTAACTCTGGAGATTTTGGCGGTTATTACTGCCCTTGTCATGGGTCCCATTATGATGCCTCTGGCAGAATCAGGAAAGGTCCTGCTCCCTATAACCTTGAGGTTCCGAGTTACCAGTTTCTTGGTGATGATGTTGTGGTTGTTGGCTGA